One genomic segment of Thermoplasmata archaeon includes these proteins:
- the prf1 gene encoding peptide chain release factor aRF-1, with the protein MPDNIKSYEFKKALESLMSFEGRGTELISLYVPPNKPIFDVISYLRDEYSTSSNIKSKGTRKNVTSAIESMMSRLKMYKVPPPTGLAMFIGSIPTKGDQTEMVTFIIEPPEPISSMIYRCDSKFYLDPLTAMLGEKDVYGLIVIDRSEATIGYLRGTKIEVVKNIQSQVPSKHHQGGQSSRRFERLIEIAAHEFFVKVGETASNAFLTQKNLKGIFIGGPGATKEFFAEKEFMHYELQKKILELFDTGYTDEYGLKELVEKAADAIDNLEIAHEKKIIDRFMGEIKKSTDSHATYGEKEVRAALVASKVDTLILSEGLRKNKVVWQCPNCHKEITETVSVIKEKICPDCNVPMVVKEQHDIVEELYELAESTNAKIEFISTDSEEGKIFQNAFGGIGAILRY; encoded by the coding sequence ATGCCAGATAACATTAAAAGCTATGAATTTAAAAAAGCACTAGAGTCGTTGATGAGCTTTGAAGGAAGAGGTACAGAACTGATATCGTTATATGTACCTCCCAACAAACCGATATTTGACGTTATATCATATCTAAGAGATGAATATTCAACATCATCAAATATAAAGAGCAAGGGAACTAGAAAAAATGTTACTAGCGCTATAGAGTCTATGATGAGCAGGCTTAAAATGTACAAAGTTCCACCACCTACAGGATTGGCAATGTTTATAGGAAGTATACCTACCAAAGGAGACCAGACAGAGATGGTCACTTTCATCATTGAGCCACCAGAACCAATTTCATCTATGATCTATAGATGCGATTCAAAGTTTTATCTAGATCCTCTAACAGCAATGTTGGGAGAGAAAGATGTGTATGGACTGATAGTAATAGATAGAAGCGAGGCTACTATCGGGTACTTGAGAGGCACCAAAATAGAGGTAGTGAAAAATATACAGTCGCAGGTTCCGAGCAAACATCATCAGGGAGGTCAGTCTTCACGAAGGTTTGAAAGATTGATAGAAATTGCAGCACATGAATTTTTTGTAAAAGTTGGAGAGACGGCCAGCAACGCTTTTTTAACACAAAAAAATCTAAAAGGCATATTTATCGGAGGTCCAGGTGCTACAAAAGAGTTTTTTGCAGAAAAAGAGTTTATGCATTATGAGCTTCAAAAAAAGATTTTGGAACTATTCGATACTGGATACACAGATGAATATGGTTTAAAAGAGCTTGTTGAAAAAGCAGCAGATGCGATAGACAATCTAGAAATAGCACACGAAAAAAAGATTATAGATCGTTTTATGGGAGAAATTAAAAAAAGCACTGATAGCCACGCTACTTACGGGGAGAAAGAGGTTCGTGCAGCATTGGTTGCATCTAAAGTTGATACATTGATCCTGTCTGAAGGGTTAAGAAAGAACAAGGTAGTATGGCAGTGTCCAAATTGCCATAAAGAAATAACAGAAACTGTTAGTGTAATTAAAGAAAAGATTTGCCCAGACTGCAATGTACCGATGGTTGTTAAAGAACAGCATGATATAGTTGAAGAACTTTATGAACTTGCTGAAAGCACAAACGCTAAAATAGAGTTTATAAGCACTGACAGTGAAGAAGGTAAAATATTTCAAAATGCATTTGGCGGAATCGGAGCAATCTTAAGATATTAA
- a CDS encoding CDC48 family AAA ATPase, producing the protein MDNENSMILTVGEAPSTDVGLGRARINQSIREKLDLSIGDIISITGLTSKKTTASLVYRSSSEDEGKKIIRIEGDIRRNAGVTLGEKVLVAKANAVPAKLVVFSPIIEKGQKLRFGEGIEEFVARMLERRPIVEGDVLLIPGITLMGRTGPKFKVIKTNPKGILIVDELTKVELKEESVEEISEKVTGVTYEDIGGLTEEIRKVREMIELPLKHPELFERLGITPPKGVLLHGPPGTGKTLIAKAVANESNASFFLINGPEIMSKYYGQSEETLRNIFNDAQKNAPSIIFIDEIDSIAPKRAEVQGEVERRVVAQLLTLMDGLKEREHVIVIGATNLVDNVDPALRRPGRFDREIEIGIPTKDGRKEILQIHTRLMPLNLKDESEKDKFLEEMASITHGFVGADLASLARESAMKALRRYLPSIDLDKPIPIDILQKMTVEKDDFKEALKEVEPSILRSVLLEVPNVKWSEIGDLEDAKQALKEAVEMPIKEPQKFKLMGIRPTKGILLYGPPGTGKTLLAKAVATESEMNFITIKGPEVLSKWVGESEKAIREIFKKAKQASPAIIFLDEIDSIAPRRGMFSDSGVTERMVNQLLTSMDGIENIEGVVIIAASNRPEIIDPALLRAGRFDRLIYVSPPNKEARLKILEIHTRKMPLDKGLNLPDLASRLENYVGSDIENLCREAGMIAIRENRAKVTAQDFESAMQIIKPSLNEESIKYYNAIGDLISKNVETNKKEELQYFR; encoded by the coding sequence ATGGACAATGAAAATTCAATGATCTTAACCGTTGGTGAAGCTCCAAGTACAGATGTAGGCTTAGGAAGAGCGAGAATCAATCAAAGCATTCGTGAAAAATTAGATCTTTCCATTGGTGATATCATATCAATTACAGGGTTGACAAGCAAAAAAACTACTGCGTCATTGGTCTACAGAAGCTCTAGTGAAGATGAAGGAAAAAAGATAATACGGATAGAAGGTGATATCAGGAGAAATGCAGGCGTTACGTTGGGAGAAAAAGTGTTAGTTGCAAAAGCTAATGCTGTTCCAGCCAAGCTTGTTGTATTTTCTCCAATCATTGAAAAAGGCCAAAAGTTGAGGTTTGGAGAGGGAATAGAAGAGTTTGTAGCAAGAATGTTAGAGAGAAGGCCTATTGTAGAAGGAGATGTATTGTTAATACCAGGAATTACTTTGATGGGAAGAACAGGCCCGAAATTCAAAGTGATAAAAACAAACCCGAAAGGGATATTGATCGTAGATGAACTTACAAAAGTAGAGCTTAAAGAAGAGTCTGTTGAAGAGATATCTGAGAAGGTTACAGGTGTAACTTATGAAGATATTGGAGGGCTGACTGAAGAGATCAGAAAAGTAAGAGAGATGATAGAGCTTCCACTAAAACATCCAGAATTATTCGAGAGACTGGGTATTACACCACCAAAAGGTGTATTATTGCATGGTCCACCGGGTACAGGTAAAACTTTGATAGCTAAAGCTGTGGCAAATGAGTCAAATGCATCATTTTTCTTAATAAATGGTCCGGAGATAATGAGCAAGTATTATGGGCAAAGTGAAGAAACGCTGAGGAACATATTTAATGATGCTCAGAAAAACGCACCGTCCATAATATTCATAGATGAGATAGACTCAATAGCACCAAAACGTGCAGAAGTGCAGGGAGAGGTAGAAAGAAGAGTTGTAGCTCAGCTTTTGACTCTTATGGATGGATTAAAAGAGAGAGAGCATGTGATTGTTATTGGTGCCACAAATCTGGTCGACAACGTTGATCCTGCATTAAGAAGACCTGGCAGGTTTGATAGAGAGATAGAGATTGGAATACCGACGAAAGATGGAAGAAAGGAGATTTTGCAAATTCATACTAGACTTATGCCTTTAAATTTAAAAGATGAGTCTGAAAAAGATAAGTTTTTAGAGGAGATGGCCTCGATCACGCATGGTTTTGTAGGAGCGGATCTTGCGTCGCTGGCTAGAGAAAGTGCTATGAAAGCGTTGAGAAGATACTTACCAAGCATAGATTTAGACAAGCCGATACCCATAGATATCTTGCAGAAAATGACAGTAGAAAAAGATGATTTTAAAGAGGCATTGAAAGAGGTAGAACCCAGCATATTGCGATCTGTTTTATTAGAGGTTCCAAATGTAAAATGGAGCGAAATTGGAGATCTTGAAGATGCAAAACAAGCGTTGAAAGAAGCGGTTGAGATGCCCATCAAAGAGCCTCAAAAATTCAAACTAATGGGAATCAGGCCTACCAAAGGCATATTGTTGTATGGCCCACCAGGAACCGGTAAAACGTTATTAGCAAAGGCAGTAGCGACAGAGAGCGAGATGAACTTTATAACCATAAAAGGACCCGAAGTGCTTAGTAAATGGGTTGGAGAATCAGAAAAGGCGATACGTGAGATCTTTAAAAAAGCTAAGCAAGCATCACCGGCCATAATATTCTTAGATGAAATAGATTCTATTGCACCCAGAAGAGGTATGTTTTCAGATTCAGGCGTAACTGAGAGAATGGTAAATCAGTTACTTACGTCTATGGACGGAATAGAGAATATAGAGGGAGTAGTAATCATTGCTGCATCAAACAGGCCCGAGATCATAGATCCCGCACTTTTACGTGCTGGAAGATTTGATCGTTTGATTTATGTATCTCCACCCAATAAAGAGGCTCGGCTTAAGATCTTGGAGATACACACTAGAAAGATGCCACTCGACAAAGGCCTGAATTTGCCAGATCTAGCTAGCAGATTAGAGAATTATGTGGGATCAGATATAGAAAACTTATGTAGAGAGGCAGGAATGATAGCTATCCGAGAGAATCGAGCTAAAGTAACAGCGCAGGATTTTGAGAGTGCGATGCAGATAATAAAACCGTCTCTGAATGAGGAAAGTATAAAATACTACAATGCGATTGGTGATTTGATATCAAAAAACGTAGAGACAAATAAAAAAGAAGAATTGCAATATTTTAGGTAA
- a CDS encoding DMT family transporter: protein MNIIGVTLIVLVTIGFSVAVLFSKVSLKEMRPERFTMYYIFGAVVVMTIEVIAIRPKIGIGYLWNQDLIIILISSIFGAVAYFFGYIGLKGTFAGISSTIFNLQGLLITFIGAIAYRIFPGYNILFGLLVSLFGLYLIGIKGLNKTKIKVDKSFIFLTLSPVLWALEWVCFSFVSSTSPIFYTYLLYSFIFLLLFIVNVAFVKKSSAEHRNMKMLAIYGGFFSGLGNAAYGIFISEYGTALTGVITILSVPVSVILAIIILRERYTKIELVGIVAVFIGLMIALVHY, encoded by the coding sequence ATGAATATAATAGGAGTTACGCTTATTGTATTAGTTACAATTGGATTTTCTGTCGCAGTATTGTTTTCTAAAGTGTCACTAAAAGAAATGAGACCTGAGCGATTTACGATGTACTATATATTTGGTGCCGTTGTCGTAATGACTATTGAAGTCATTGCTATTCGCCCTAAGATAGGAATTGGATATCTATGGAACCAAGATCTCATAATAATATTGATTTCATCGATTTTTGGAGCAGTAGCATATTTCTTTGGATACATAGGGCTTAAAGGTACCTTTGCTGGCATTTCAAGTACCATTTTTAATTTGCAAGGACTGCTTATCACATTTATAGGTGCGATCGCGTATCGTATTTTTCCTGGATATAATATATTATTTGGGCTTTTAGTATCATTGTTTGGATTATATTTGATAGGAATTAAAGGATTGAACAAAACCAAAATAAAAGTGGATAAATCTTTTATTTTTCTTACTCTTTCTCCCGTGCTCTGGGCTCTTGAATGGGTATGTTTTTCGTTTGTATCTTCCACTTCTCCAATATTTTATACTTATCTTTTATACTCTTTTATTTTTTTACTATTATTTATTGTAAATGTAGCATTTGTAAAAAAATCCAGTGCTGAACATAGAAATATGAAAATGCTTGCGATTTATGGAGGGTTCTTTTCTGGTCTTGGAAATGCTGCTTACGGAATATTTATATCTGAATATGGTACAGCTTTAACTGGCGTAATAACTATCTTATCAGTTCCCGTATCAGTAATTCTGGCAATAATAATTCTGAGAGAGAGATATACAAAAATAGAGCTTGTCGGCATTGTAGCTGTATTTATAGGTCTTATGATTGCGCTAGTTCATTATTGA
- a CDS encoding PRC-barrel domain-containing protein, with translation MKKFVTELRSKTVMTNDGIILGTIDNFVVDTDTGQIQHLLVVPSEDLEARGYEKDHQGRLILPFKSMKSVKDVVVLELKETK, from the coding sequence ATGAAAAAGTTTGTGACTGAATTAAGAAGCAAAACAGTAATGACAAATGATGGAATAATACTCGGAACAATAGACAATTTTGTAGTTGATACAGATACAGGGCAAATACAACATTTATTGGTGGTACCATCTGAGGATCTTGAAGCAAGAGGATATGAAAAAGATCATCAAGGCAGATTAATACTGCCATTCAAAAGCATGAAATCTGTAAAAGACGTGGTAGTATTAGAACTAAAAGAAACTAAATAA
- the pyrH gene encoding UMP kinase produces MYNNNMKSIETIVISLGGSVVVPDSVDTDYIEQFTALLRTYKNKRFYIVVGGGKTARVYIKAARSRGENEYMLDKIGIFATRLNASILLTYLRDLAYPNIPATVDEAAENVDNYSVIVMGGTEPGHTTDTVSVLLAERLNCKRVINATAVDGIYDVDPKKDKNAMLLKNIDYKDAVSLTVSEMINAGPNVVLDLLSIKLAERSNIEIDVINGKNLDNFKNCIENRQFYGTVVSNYHLKK; encoded by the coding sequence ATGTATAATAATAATATGAAAAGTATAGAGACAATCGTGATTTCACTTGGTGGTTCGGTGGTTGTACCAGATAGTGTAGATACTGACTATATTGAACAATTCACTGCGCTTTTAAGAACGTACAAAAACAAGAGATTCTACATTGTTGTTGGAGGTGGAAAAACAGCCAGAGTATATATTAAGGCTGCTCGATCGAGAGGCGAAAATGAGTACATGCTGGATAAGATTGGCATATTTGCCACGAGGCTGAACGCATCCATACTTTTAACATATTTGAGGGATCTGGCATATCCAAATATTCCTGCGACCGTTGACGAGGCTGCTGAAAATGTGGATAATTATTCAGTAATAGTGATGGGCGGCACTGAACCAGGACATACTACAGATACTGTATCCGTACTTCTGGCCGAACGCTTAAATTGTAAAAGAGTTATAAATGCAACTGCAGTGGATGGAATATACGATGTCGATCCAAAAAAGGACAAAAACGCAATGTTATTAAAAAATATTGATTATAAAGATGCGGTTTCTTTGACCGTTTCAGAAATGATTAATGCGGGTCCAAATGTGGTTTTAGATCTGTTATCGATAAAATTGGCAGAGCGAAGTAATATAGAGATTGATGTGATCAACGGAAAAAACCTGGACAATTTTAAAAACTGCATTGAAAACAGGCAGTTTTACGGTACAGTGGTGAGCAATTATCACTTAAAGAAGTAG